The DNA region TGATCCGTTCACTGGCGCGCAACTTTGTACTTTCGGACTTTAACTGGCCGCATGCCGCCAGAATATCGCGGCCGCGCGGGGTACGAATGGGCGCGGAAATACCGGCCTGATATACGATTTCGGAAAATTCCTGAATTACTTCCCAATCCGAACATTCATAATCCGTTCCCGGCCAAGGGTTGAATGGGATTAAATTGACCTTGGACGGCATATCCTTGATCAAACGCACCAATTCCCGCGCATCGGCGGCGGAATCATTCACGCCTTTCAGCATGACATATTCAAACGTGATACGGCGCGCATTGTTTGCACCCGGATAATCTTTACAGGCTTGCAGCAAATCCTTGATCGGGTATTTTTTATTCAGCGGCACCAGAATATTGCGCACATCGTCGCGCACCGCATGCAACGACACCGCCAGGTTTGTTCCGATTTCTTCGCCGCATTTTTGCATCATCGGCACAACGCCGGATGTCGACAGCGTGATTTTACGTTTGGATAGCGAGATACCGTGGCTGTCCATCACGATATGCAAAGCCTGTTTGACATTGTCGAAATTATACAGCGGTTCGCCCATGCCCATCATCACGATATTCGATAAAAGACGCCCATCCATAGGCGATGGCCATTCGCCCAGCGAATCGCGGCAGACCATAATTTGCGCCAGAATCTCGCCTGGCGTCAAATTGCGTACCAATTTTTGCGTGCCGGTGTGGCAGAATTTACAAGTCAACGTGCAGCCCACCTGAGACGACACGCATAATGTGCCGCGATCGTCATCAGGAATAAAAACGCTTTCTATTTCATTTCCATCCGGCAAGCGCAGCAGCCATTTGCGCGTACCATCGTTGGAAATCTGCTCCATGGAAATTTGCGGACGGTCCAGCACATAATGTTTGGCCAGCAAATCCCTCACCGGCTTGGCAAGATCGGTCATGCCTTCGAAATTTTTGGCGCCCCTATGGTAAATCCAATGCCATAATTGTTTCGCGCGGAAACGCGGCAAATCG from Alphaproteobacteria bacterium includes:
- the rlmN gene encoding 23S rRNA (adenine(2503)-C(2))-methyltransferase RlmN, coding for MAGCTTALIAPDTAFDGRKNLIGKSLDELVSELASHDLPRFRAKQLWHWIYHRGAKNFEGMTDLAKPVRDLLAKHYVLDRPQISMEQISNDGTRKWLLRLPDGNEIESVFIPDDDRGTLCVSSQVGCTLTCKFCHTGTQKLVRNLTPGEILAQIMVCRDSLGEWPSPMDGRLLSNIVMMGMGEPLYNFDNVKQALHIVMDSHGISLSKRKITLSTSGVVPMMQKCGEEIGTNLAVSLHAVRDDVRNILVPLNKKYPIKDLLQACKDYPGANNARRITFEYVMLKGVNDSAADARELVRLIKDMPSKVNLIPFNPWPGTDYECSDWEVIQEFSEIVYQAGISAPIRTPRGRDILAACGQLKSESTKLRASERIKLEQSAASA